A stretch of Flavobacterium sp. N1994 DNA encodes these proteins:
- a CDS encoding AAA family ATPase gives MEENGTALDIRAINEKIERESAFIDLLTMEMNKVIVGQKHMVERLLIGLLGQGHILLEGVPGLAKTLAINTLSQAVHGSFSRIQFTPDLLPADVVGTMIYNIKANEFSIKKGPIFANFILADEINRAPAKVQSALLEAMQEKQVTIGDTTFKLERPFLVLATQNPIEQEGTYPLPEAQVDRFMLKTVIDYPKMDEERMVIRQNLKGSTEKVNPVVTVDQILKAQEAVREVYMDEKIEKYILDIVFATRYPEKYKLESLKPLIGFGASPRGSINLATAAKCYAFIKRRGYVIPEDVRAVVHDVLRHRIGVTYEAEAENITSVDIINKIVNEIEVP, from the coding sequence ATGGAAGAAAATGGTACCGCTTTAGATATTAGAGCAATTAATGAAAAAATTGAAAGAGAAAGTGCTTTTATCGACTTACTAACCATGGAAATGAACAAGGTAATTGTTGGTCAAAAACACATGGTAGAAAGATTGTTAATTGGACTTTTAGGACAAGGTCATATTCTTTTAGAAGGGGTTCCTGGATTGGCAAAAACCTTAGCCATAAATACTTTGTCACAGGCAGTTCACGGTAGCTTTAGCCGTATTCAGTTTACGCCAGATTTATTACCTGCTGATGTTGTAGGGACCATGATTTATAACATTAAAGCCAATGAGTTTTCAATAAAAAAAGGCCCTATTTTCGCCAACTTCATTTTGGCCGATGAGATAAACCGTGCTCCTGCCAAAGTACAATCCGCTTTGCTTGAAGCGATGCAGGAAAAACAAGTTACTATTGGGGACACGACCTTCAAATTAGAAAGACCGTTTTTAGTTTTAGCAACACAAAATCCAATTGAACAAGAAGGAACTTATCCTTTGCCTGAAGCACAAGTAGATCGTTTCATGCTAAAAACCGTAATTGATTATCCAAAAATGGATGAAGAAAGAATGGTCATTCGTCAAAATTTAAAAGGATCTACTGAAAAAGTGAATCCAGTGGTTACTGTTGACCAAATTTTAAAAGCACAAGAAGCCGTTCGCGAGGTATACATGGACGAAAAAATAGAAAAATATATTTTAGACATTGTCTTTGCTACTCGTTATCCTGAAAAATATAAACTAGAAAGTTTGAAACCGCTTATCGGTTTTGGAGCTTCTCCTCGTGGAAGTATCAACTTAGCCACTGCTGCCAAATGTTATGCTTTCATCAAACGTCGTGGTTATGTGATACCGGAAGATGTTAGAGCTGTGGTTCATGATGTATTGCGTCACAGAATTGGTGTTACCTACGAAGCGGAAGCGGAAAACATCACATCGGTTGACATTATCAACAAAATCGTAAACGAAATAGAAGTTCCTTAG